In Kushneria marisflavi, the following are encoded in one genomic region:
- a CDS encoding winged helix-turn-helix domain-containing protein yields the protein MTIDVSCPETKLRLVFDNGLILGPGKVALLEAIQATGSITAAARQTSISYRKTRHLVDALNGAFGQPLVRSSKGGADHGGAHLTPLGLDIIARYRRVEQQTRSAVDAHFADLKHTLTLLDDEHT from the coding sequence ATGACCATCGACGTGTCCTGTCCCGAGACCAAGCTGCGCCTTGTGTTTGACAACGGGCTGATTCTTGGGCCGGGCAAGGTGGCCCTGCTGGAGGCCATCCAGGCGACCGGTTCCATCACCGCCGCCGCCAGACAGACCAGCATCAGTTATCGCAAGACCCGTCATCTGGTCGATGCGCTCAACGGCGCCTTTGGCCAACCGCTGGTGCGCTCCAGCAAGGGGGGCGCCGACCATGGTGGTGCTCACCTGACACCGCTGGGCCTGGACATCATTGCGCGTTACCGCCGCGTTGAGCAGCAGACCCGCAGCGCCGTGGATGCCCATTTCGCTGACCTGAAGCATACGCTGACGCTTCTTGATGATGAGCACACCTGA
- a CDS encoding YncE family protein: MRKNVVSRQGAVRVAAGVLVAVLGTGLFNPAAAQPQQGNGVQTHSSVHIGKNVQLGGSLYELVFDPNTRQVLVADAGGRDKSAQSYLYRLDATTLDVVERIALTQQIHGLALDQQRDVLYMVNTRGGTLTALDAKSGRTLKTLTLVSDADLEGDQRPPQPRLAVVDEPSNLIYVTGVADKGVVWVVNGDDMVLANTFKNVGSRPAGLALDAEHQRIYVTLLGENRVAVIDTDSGEVVKTLDLNVKGAINVVFDQRHQRLLVTGQKSGELEVLDAESGKSLHRVSTGKGALDIGLDEDAGRLYVTNRGAGTVSVLDAESLEVIKTLETGPHPNSIAIDPDNHDVFVTNRASREAADDPRGNSVTLIQP; encoded by the coding sequence ATGCGCAAGAACGTGGTTTCGCGGCAGGGGGCTGTGCGGGTAGCGGCAGGTGTACTGGTTGCCGTATTGGGTACTGGCCTCTTTAATCCGGCGGCAGCACAGCCGCAGCAGGGCAATGGGGTTCAAACACATTCCAGCGTGCACATCGGCAAAAACGTGCAGCTAGGCGGCAGCCTCTATGAGCTGGTATTTGATCCCAATACTCGCCAGGTACTGGTGGCGGATGCCGGGGGCCGGGATAAAAGCGCCCAAAGCTATCTCTACCGTCTGGATGCCACCACGCTGGACGTGGTCGAGCGCATCGCGCTGACCCAGCAGATTCATGGCCTGGCGCTCGATCAGCAGCGCGACGTGCTGTACATGGTCAATACCCGGGGTGGGACACTGACCGCGCTGGATGCCAAAAGCGGCAGGACCCTCAAGACCCTGACACTGGTGAGTGACGCCGACCTTGAAGGCGACCAGCGCCCGCCGCAGCCGCGCCTGGCTGTCGTGGATGAGCCCAGCAATCTGATCTATGTCACTGGCGTGGCAGACAAGGGGGTGGTGTGGGTCGTCAACGGCGATGACATGGTACTTGCCAACACCTTCAAAAACGTCGGGTCGCGGCCTGCCGGACTGGCGCTGGATGCCGAGCATCAGCGTATTTATGTCACGCTATTGGGAGAGAACCGGGTAGCCGTTATCGATACCGATAGCGGCGAAGTGGTCAAAACCCTTGATCTGAACGTGAAAGGGGCCATTAACGTCGTTTTTGATCAGCGCCATCAACGCCTGCTGGTGACCGGTCAGAAAAGCGGCGAGCTGGAAGTGCTCGACGCAGAAAGCGGAAAGTCCCTTCACCGGGTGAGCACCGGCAAGGGGGCTTTGGACATCGGTCTTGATGAGGATGCCGGACGCCTCTATGTCACCAATCGTGGTGCGGGCACGGTCAGTGTGCTTGATGCTGAAAGCCTTGAGGTGATCAAAACGCTTGAAACAGGGCCGCATCCCAACAGCATCGCGATTGATCCCGACAACCACGATGTTTTCGTGACCAATCGCGCGTCACGAGAGGCCGCCGACGACCCGCGTGGCAATTCGGTCACGCTGATTCAGCCCTGA
- the modB gene encoding molybdate ABC transporter permease subunit, giving the protein MLTPLEIEALRISLQVSGTALLIILVPGIAMAWLLARHEFIGKSLLDGIVHLPLVLPPVVVGYLLLVIMGRRGLVGSWLNEHLGISLPFTWQGAALAGGVMAFPLLVRAVRLSLEAVDPRLEAAARTLGASRLRVFFTITLPLAVPGLVTGAVLAFARALSEFGATITFASNIPGETRTLPLALYSLIQTPGMEDAAARLCVISVVVAMVSLIASEWLARRTRRRMAGRDRGMT; this is encoded by the coding sequence GTGCTGACACCGCTTGAAATCGAAGCGCTTCGCATCAGCCTGCAGGTCTCCGGCACGGCGCTTTTGATCATCCTGGTGCCGGGGATTGCCATGGCCTGGCTATTGGCGCGCCACGAGTTTATCGGCAAGTCATTGCTGGATGGCATTGTCCATCTGCCCCTGGTGCTGCCACCGGTGGTGGTGGGATATCTGCTGCTGGTCATCATGGGTCGTCGGGGCCTCGTGGGGAGCTGGCTCAATGAGCATCTGGGGATTTCGCTGCCCTTTACCTGGCAGGGAGCCGCGCTGGCAGGTGGTGTCATGGCCTTTCCGCTGCTGGTGCGCGCCGTCAGGCTGTCACTGGAAGCGGTAGACCCGCGGCTTGAAGCGGCCGCCCGGACGCTGGGCGCTTCAAGGCTGCGGGTCTTTTTTACCATTACCCTGCCATTGGCAGTACCGGGGCTGGTAACCGGCGCCGTACTGGCCTTTGCCCGGGCGCTGTCGGAATTTGGCGCCACCATCACCTTTGCCTCCAACATTCCCGGGGAGACACGAACGCTGCCGCTGGCGCTCTATTCCCTGATCCAGACACCCGGCATGGAAGATGCCGCAGCCCGTTTGTGCGTGATCTCGGTCGTGGTCGCCATGGTTTCGCTAATCGCCTCGGAGTGGCTGGCACGCCGAACCCGCCGTCGCATGGCTGGTCGGGACCGTGGGATGACATGA
- a CDS encoding YncE family protein yields MTKTPSRRARVLQGAFIALGLVTLSAPWAVANEQPAQSQGVEQQSVSDHIVGHKDVDQGLYELVFSPSQQSIYVAATGGFGKGASDNYGEGEGGSIYRLDPQTLEIKDTIKLDQKPFGLALNEKTHTLFVGHTLDQSVTAINLDDNTRHHLALATDAEKARAKKNDVFGPNPRQLSVDEQSNTLYVTGVGDKSVLWVINGDDLTLTDTIEGFGVWATGLAVDHDGGRIYVSTMKDNAVRVVDMDSHKIIAKWPTGGDGPLNLALDSDKHQLYVTNANSGNVTVLDTENGKAVDTLKSGDGALALMLTDDRLYVTNRKAQTVTLFDRESHKLLDTIRTPLMPNSLAAISDATGAYVTLKQKLDENHQTDKPDSVIHIKP; encoded by the coding sequence ATGACAAAAACACCTTCTCGTCGCGCTCGTGTCCTGCAGGGCGCCTTTATCGCGCTGGGGCTTGTAACCCTGTCGGCCCCCTGGGCGGTCGCGAACGAGCAGCCGGCCCAGTCACAGGGTGTCGAACAGCAGAGCGTCTCTGATCACATTGTGGGACACAAGGACGTGGACCAGGGGCTTTATGAACTGGTCTTCAGCCCGTCTCAGCAGTCGATCTATGTGGCGGCCACCGGCGGCTTCGGTAAGGGCGCCAGCGATAATTATGGTGAAGGCGAGGGTGGCAGTATCTATCGTCTTGACCCGCAAACGCTGGAGATCAAGGACACCATCAAACTGGATCAAAAGCCCTTTGGTCTGGCACTCAACGAGAAGACACATACGCTGTTTGTGGGCCATACGCTGGATCAGAGCGTGACCGCCATCAATCTGGATGACAACACCAGGCATCATCTGGCGCTTGCCACCGATGCTGAAAAGGCCAGGGCGAAAAAGAACGACGTCTTTGGTCCCAATCCGCGTCAGCTCAGTGTCGATGAGCAAAGCAATACGCTTTATGTGACTGGTGTGGGTGACAAGAGCGTGCTGTGGGTCATCAACGGTGACGACCTGACCCTGACCGATACCATCGAAGGGTTCGGGGTCTGGGCGACCGGCCTTGCCGTGGATCATGATGGCGGGCGGATCTATGTCTCTACCATGAAGGACAACGCCGTGCGCGTGGTCGACATGGACAGCCACAAGATCATTGCAAAGTGGCCCACCGGGGGAGATGGCCCGCTGAATCTTGCCCTTGATAGCGACAAGCACCAGCTGTACGTCACCAATGCCAACAGCGGTAATGTCACGGTGCTGGATACGGAAAACGGCAAGGCTGTCGATACGCTAAAAAGCGGCGATGGGGCGCTGGCACTCATGCTGACAGACGATCGCCTCTACGTGACCAACCGCAAGGCGCAGACGGTGACCCTCTTTGATCGAGAGAGCCACAAGCTGCTTGATACGATCAGGACGCCGCTGATGCCCAACAGTCTGGCTGCGATCTCGGATGCTACCGGTGCGTATGTGACCCTGAAGCAGAAGCTCGACGAGAACCATCAGACCGATAAGCCCGACAGCGTCATCCACATCAAGCCCTGA
- the modC gene encoding molybdenum ABC transporter ATP-binding protein: MLELCIQHRQGSFNVDVDITIPGSGVTALFGHSGSGKTTLLRMLAGLDRPDQGRVVLNERTFVDTERGIFIPPHQRRLGVVFQEARLFPHYRVRSNLTYARRITRGAAFDRIVSLLGIEALLDRMPGALSGGEARRVAIGRALLAEPDMLLMDEPLTGLDGARKQELLDYILRLTREIDLPILFVSHDPEELMAVAEQLVVMDQGQIVASDALEHLLSRGDMTPWLGGFEASSLLQAQVHSHDHHYHATRLTLGDRQRLTLPLLDRLEGSMLRVRVRRREVAIALSPQRDSSVRNQLEAIVSAITPGAPGTLEVTLSLGDQSLSSRITLEAGEALGLKPGMTVIALIRSVSLAG; the protein is encoded by the coding sequence ATGCTTGAACTGTGTATCCAGCACCGGCAGGGCAGTTTCAACGTCGATGTCGACATCACCATTCCCGGTTCGGGAGTGACAGCCCTGTTCGGCCATTCGGGCAGCGGCAAGACCACGCTGTTGCGCATGCTGGCCGGTCTGGATCGTCCCGATCAGGGGCGCGTGGTGCTCAACGAGCGCACCTTTGTGGATACCGAGCGCGGGATTTTCATTCCGCCTCATCAGCGTCGCCTGGGCGTGGTCTTTCAGGAAGCGCGGCTGTTTCCGCATTATCGCGTGCGCAGCAATCTGACCTACGCACGCCGGATCACTCGTGGCGCAGCGTTTGATCGAATCGTGTCGCTGCTGGGCATCGAGGCACTGCTGGATCGCATGCCCGGGGCGCTATCAGGGGGCGAGGCACGGCGAGTCGCGATTGGCCGGGCGCTGCTGGCCGAGCCGGACATGCTGCTGATGGATGAGCCCCTGACGGGGCTGGACGGCGCCCGCAAGCAGGAGCTTCTGGACTATATCCTGCGCCTGACCCGCGAGATCGATTTGCCCATCCTGTTTGTCAGCCACGATCCCGAAGAGCTGATGGCCGTGGCCGAGCAGCTCGTGGTGATGGATCAGGGGCAGATTGTTGCCAGCGACGCCCTGGAGCATCTGCTGTCGCGGGGAGATATGACGCCCTGGCTGGGTGGGTTCGAGGCCAGCTCGCTTTTACAGGCGCAGGTGCATTCGCACGATCATCACTATCACGCCACGCGGCTGACCCTCGGTGATAGGCAGCGCCTGACGCTACCGCTGCTGGACCGACTCGAGGGCAGCATGCTGCGAGTTCGTGTGCGCCGTCGGGAGGTGGCGATTGCGCTGTCGCCTCAAAGGGACAGCAGCGTTCGCAACCAGCTTGAGGCCATCGTTTCCGCCATCACGCCGGGGGCGCCCGGCACGCTTGAAGTCACGCTTTCGCTCGGCGATCAGTCGCTTTCGTCTCGCATTACGCTTGAGGCCGGCGAAGCGCTCGGACTCAAGCCCGGTATGACCGTCATCGCGCTGATCCGAAGCGTCAGTCTGGCCGGCTAG
- the modA gene encoding molybdate ABC transporter substrate-binding protein yields the protein MFRPFIILTAAAMVCCHTAGAAERVDVQAAASLTDVMNTLVERYEQHHDVDIVPVYASSSTLARQISQGAPADIYLSANEKWMDWLEAQGEPIQARHDLLNNRLALITSEQSGIEDFTPDADHPLVQYLKGNDRIAVGDPDHVPAGIYARQAFEHLGQWQALEPRLARASDVRGALALVSRGETPLGVVYATDAMAGEHVHQLGLFPASSHDPITYPAALVGKDPSPQARAFLQWLGSEEAASTFKQYGFEMNGSSDAP from the coding sequence ATGTTCAGGCCCTTCATTATTCTCACGGCGGCGGCAATGGTCTGCTGTCACACGGCAGGTGCTGCAGAGCGCGTCGATGTTCAGGCGGCAGCTTCCCTGACCGACGTCATGAACACGCTGGTCGAGCGCTACGAGCAGCATCATGACGTCGACATCGTGCCGGTCTATGCCTCCTCTTCGACGCTGGCAAGACAGATCTCCCAGGGGGCACCGGCGGATATTTATCTTTCGGCCAACGAAAAATGGATGGACTGGCTCGAAGCGCAGGGTGAGCCGATTCAGGCACGTCATGATCTGCTCAACAATCGTCTGGCGCTGATCACTTCTGAGCAGAGCGGTATCGAAGACTTTACGCCGGATGCCGACCATCCCCTGGTTCAATATCTCAAGGGCAACGATCGTATTGCGGTGGGGGATCCGGACCATGTGCCGGCCGGTATCTACGCCAGACAGGCCTTCGAGCATCTCGGTCAGTGGCAGGCACTCGAGCCCCGTCTCGCGCGCGCCAGCGACGTTCGCGGTGCACTGGCGCTGGTCTCGCGTGGCGAGACACCGCTGGGCGTGGTCTATGCCACCGATGCCATGGCCGGCGAGCACGTCCATCAGCTGGGCCTGTTCCCGGCCAGCAGTCACGACCCGATTACCTATCCGGCCGCGCTGGTGGGCAAGGACCCGAGCCCACAGGCCCGGGCCTTTTTGCAATGGCTGGGCAGCGAGGAAGCGGCCAGCACCTTCAAGCAGTATGGCTTTGAAATGAATGGATCAAGTGATGCGCCCTGA